A single Penaeus chinensis breed Huanghai No. 1 chromosome 7, ASM1920278v2, whole genome shotgun sequence DNA region contains:
- the LOC125026822 gene encoding uncharacterized protein LOC125026822, translating to MMKFLLLLALAAVAAGDHSLGGHGHFHGGFRPVGHGHFPPVGHGFRHAAVHHPVRPVVHQPAPVVPVHRSQNGPAVPPAASSGVPVDQRQGDSEYHFSWRHDGRKTYTWDRANQYCANLGSGWQGISIGTHQEDSLVREAIIEDRLPWIWTSGHIKNHGFAWASGEEFVGLNWSHTGGNHRPQPDNREGNEHCLGVLNDFYDDGVKWHDIACHHDKAIICERKVQVHG from the exons ATG ATGAAGTTCTTACTGCTGTTAGCTttggctgctgtggctgctggGGATCACTCCCTTGGCGGACACGGGCATTTCCATGGAGGTTTCCGTCCCGTTGGGCATGGGCACTTCCCTCCTGTTGGGCATGGCTTCAGACATGCCGCCGTCCACCACCCCGTGCGACCCGTGGTGCACCAGCCGGCTCCCGTGGTCCCG GTGCACCGAAGCCAAAATGGACCTGCAGTGCCCCCGGCAGCTTCCTCGGGCGTCCCG GTGGACCAAAGGCAGGGCGACAGCGAATACCACTTCTCGTGGCGCCATGACGGCCGCAAGACCTACACGTGGGATCGCGCCAACCAGTACTGCGCCAACCTCGGCTCCGGCTGGCAGGGCATCAGCATCGGGACTCACCAGGAGGACAGTCTCGTCAGGGAAGCGATTATAGAAG aTCGCCTACCATGGATTTGGACCTCAGGTCATATCAAGAACCACGGCTTCGCCTGGGCTTCAGGTGAAGAATTCGTGGGTCTGAACTGGTCTCACACCGGCGG GAATCATCGACCACAACCAGACAACCGAGAGGGGAACGAGCACTGCCTGGGGGTTCTCAACGACTTCTACGACGACGGCGTCAAGTGGCACGACATCGCCTGCCACCACGACAAGGCCATCATCTGCGAGCGCAAAGTCCAAGTTCAcggataa
- the LOC125026961 gene encoding E-selectin-like, translating into MTASKTYTWDRANQYCANLGSGWQGISIGTHQEDSLVREAIIEDRLPWIWTSGHIKNHGFAWASGEEFVDNREGNEHCLGVLNNVYDDGVKWHDIACNHDKAIICERKVRVHG; encoded by the exons ATGACGGCCAGCAAGACCTACACGTGGGATCGCGCCAACCAGTACTGCGCCAACCTCGGCTCCGGCTGGCAGGGCATCAGCATCGGGACTCACCAGGAGGACAGTCTCGTCAGGGAAGCGATTATAGAGG aTCGCCTACCATGGATTTGGACCTCAGGTCATATCAAGAACCATGGCTTCGCCTGGGCTTCAGGTGAAGAATTCGTGG ACAACCGAGAGGGGAACGAGCACTGTCTGGGGGTTCTCAACAACGTCTACGATGACGGCGTCAAGTGGCACGACATCGCCTGCAACCACGACAAGGCCATCATCTGCGAGCGCAAAGTCCGAGTCCACGGATGA